GTTGGAGGGGATCGTAACCACCGAAAAGCCCGCGAGGGCGGCGCTGGCCGGGTTGGTGCCGTGGGCCGAATCCGGAATGATGATTCGCGTTTTTTTGTTGCCGCGGTCGCGGTGGTAGGCGGCGATCAGCATGCTGCCGGTCAGTTCGCCATGCGCGCCGGCCAGGGGTTGCAGGGTGAACTCCGCCATGCCGGTGATTTCGGAAAGGAGCCGTTCGGTTTCATAGAGCAGGCGCAGGGCGCCCTGGGTAAGCAGGCCGCCGTGCCGCAATTGCGGCCAGAGCGGATGAATATGGGCAAAACCCGGCAGGGCGGCCGCCAGTTCGCAGGCTTTCGGGTTATGCTTCATGGTGCAGGAGCCCAGCGGGTAAAAATTAGTGTCAACCGAAAAATTCATCCGCGAAAGGTTGGTGAAGTGCCGCACCACTTCGCTTTCCGGCAATTCCGGCAATTCCGCCGGGCGGGCGCGCAGTAATTTTGCGTTGATCAGTTTTTCGCCGCCCGCCGGCCGCGGAAACCGGACGGCGCGCCGCCCTTTGACGCTTTTTTCAAATATAAGTTTCATAACGCCGCCTCCAGCGCGGCGGCAAACGTGTCAATTTCCTCTTTTGTCCGTTTTTCGGTAAAAGCCATCAGCAATTCATTTTCCATGTCCGGATAATACCGCGCGAGCGGGAAGCCGGCGGCGAACCCGCGGTCAATCAGGGCGCTGACGGCGTCGGCGGCGTTGCCGGGGAGCGAGAGCGTAAATTCGTTGAAGAAATAATGGCGGTCAAAAGCCGGTTTTACGCCGGGGATGGCGGTGAGTTTTTGCCAGGCATAGGCGGCGTTCGCCGCGCACGATTCGGCCAGTTCCGCCAGGCCGCCCTTGCCGAGGAGCGTAAGATAAATCAGCGCCCGCAGAGCGCAAAGCGCTTCGTTGCTGCAGATATTGGAAGTGGCTTTTTCACGCCGGATGTGCTGTTCGCGCGCCTGCAGCGTAAGCGCGAATCCGCGCCGGCCTTGTGCATCCCGGGCGGCCCCGACCAGGCGTCCCGGCATTTTGTGAACGTGTTTTTTAAGGGTTGTCATGAAGCCGAGGTAAGGGCCGCCGAAGGAAAGCGGCAGGCCGAGGCATTGGGCTTCACCCGTTACGATATCCGCGCCCATCGCGCCCGGCGTCTTGATAATTCCGAGCGCCACGGGATAAACCGACACGATGCCGAGCGCTCCGGCGGCGTGCGCCTCCGCGATAAGGTCGGAATAATCGTCCAGGCCTCCGAAAAAATTGGGGTTTTGCAGGATGAGGGCGGCCGTTTCCGCGGTCAGCAGTTTTTTGATGGCCGGCCGGTCCGCCCGGCCGCCGCGCGCCGGCGTTTCAATGAATTCAAAGTCAAGGTTGGCGGAATAGCATTTGAGCATGGCGCGGTAAATCGGGTTGACGCCGCCGTCAATGAGCACCCGTCTGCGGCGGGTGATGCGGAAGGCCATCATGATGGCTTCAAAAAGCGCCGTGCCGCCGTCGTAGAGGGAGGCGTTGGAAACTTCCATTTCCGTCAGGCGGGTCATACAGGTCTGGTATTCATAAATGGCCTGCAGGGTTCCCTGGGAAACCTCCGGCTGGTAGGGCGTATAGGCGGTGTAAAACTCGGCGCGGCCGGCGAGCGCGTCCACGGCGGCCGGGATAAAGTGGTCATAAAATCCTCCCCCGCAAAAATTTACAAGGTGGGTTGAGTTCATCCCGGCCAGAGAAGCCAGGCGCCGGGTCATTTCCATCTCGGGGAGGCCTGGCGACAGATTAAAATTATCGGTCTGGAGGCCGGATGGGATTCCGGCAAACAGGCCGTCAAAGGATTTCAGTTTTAACTCGGCCAGCATGGCCCGATCGTCATCCGGACTGCCGGCATGATAGGTCATTCCGCTCATATTCGTATCTCACTATTTTTGATTTGCGATTTCCGATTTTAAATCCCAAATCCAAATTCCAAAATCTAAAATTATCTCTACCGCCGCGCCGTGCCCTCTTTGTAAAAAGGAAGCTTGACGATTTCCGCCTGCAGTTTCCGGCCGCGCGCGATTATGTCCAGTTTCCGGCCGATGACGGCGGCCGGCCGCCGGACATAACCGAGCGCGACGGCCACGTTAAGGCTTGGGGAAAACAACCCGCTGGTGACTTTGCCCGCCTCGCGGCCGTCTTCCAGGATAAGGTCGTCCGCCCGCGCCGCCATTCTGCCCTCCAGCCGCAGGCCCACAAGTTTCCCGGCGGCTGGGTTTTCAAGATCGCGCAGGACGGCTTCTTTGCCGGTGAAGTTCTTGTTCAGGTCAATGAACCTGCCGCGCGCGGCGCCGGCCGGAGTGGTTTTACGGCTCAGTTCATGGCCGTAGAGCGAAAAGCCCATCTCAACGCGCAGGGTGTCGCGCGCGCCGAGTCCGGCCGGCAGGATAACGCCGGGCGCAATCAGCTTTTTCCAAAAAGCCGCCGCCCGGTCTGCGGGGAAATACAGTTCGTAGCCGAACTCGCCCGTGTAACCCGTGCGGCTGAGCAGTCCGGCGGCGCCGGCGATTTCAATCGCGCAGAAATGAAAATATTCAAGGTCCGGCAGTTTGCGCCCCAGAGCGCTTTCCACGGCCTCCCGCGCTCCCGGCCCCTGGATGTCCAGTTTGGCGGTCGCGGCGGACAAGTCGCTGAAAACGGTCGTCGGGGAAAGACGGCTTTTTATCCAGACCGCGTCGGCCGCGGCGGTGGCGGCATTGACCACCAGCCAGAATTTTCCGCCGCCGAACCGGTAGCAGATCAGATCATCCAGCGTTCCGCCGTCTTCGGCCAGAAGGTACCCGTAAGCGCAGGCGCCCTCCGCGATTGCCGCGACGGACTGGGTCAGGAGTTTTTCAAGGTCAGCTTCGGCGGAAGGGCCGCTGACCTCAAATTCGCCCATATGGCAGATGTCAAAGATGGAAACTTTTTCGCGGGTATGAAGATGTTCGGGGATTATGCCGCGGTAGAGCAGGGGCATTTCCCAGCCGGCAAACGGCACCATGCGCGCGGCCAGGCGGAGATGTTCTTCGTATAATGGAGTTCGTAGCTTTTCCGGCATAAAAATAAGATGTCGTGT
The sequence above is drawn from the Kiritimatiellia bacterium genome and encodes:
- the gcvPA gene encoding aminomethyl-transferring glycine dehydrogenase subunit GcvPA, encoding MTYHAGSPDDDRAMLAELKLKSFDGLFAGIPSGLQTDNFNLSPGLPEMEMTRRLASLAGMNSTHLVNFCGGGFYDHFIPAAVDALAGRAEFYTAYTPYQPEVSQGTLQAIYEYQTCMTRLTEMEVSNASLYDGGTALFEAIMMAFRITRRRRVLIDGGVNPIYRAMLKCYSANLDFEFIETPARGGRADRPAIKKLLTAETAALILQNPNFFGGLDDYSDLIAEAHAAGALGIVSVYPVALGIIKTPGAMGADIVTGEAQCLGLPLSFGGPYLGFMTTLKKHVHKMPGRLVGAARDAQGRRGFALTLQAREQHIRREKATSNICSNEALCALRALIYLTLLGKGGLAELAESCAANAAYAWQKLTAIPGVKPAFDRHYFFNEFTLSLPGNAADAVSALIDRGFAAGFPLARYYPDMENELLMAFTEKRTKEEIDTFAAALEAAL
- the gcvT gene encoding glycine cleavage system aminomethyltransferase GcvT is translated as MPEKLRTPLYEEHLRLAARMVPFAGWEMPLLYRGIIPEHLHTREKVSIFDICHMGEFEVSGPSAEADLEKLLTQSVAAIAEGACAYGYLLAEDGGTLDDLICYRFGGGKFWLVVNAATAAADAVWIKSRLSPTTVFSDLSAATAKLDIQGPGAREAVESALGRKLPDLEYFHFCAIEIAGAAGLLSRTGYTGEFGYELYFPADRAAAFWKKLIAPGVILPAGLGARDTLRVEMGFSLYGHELSRKTTPAGAARGRFIDLNKNFTGKEAVLRDLENPAAGKLVGLRLEGRMAARADDLILEDGREAGKVTSGLFSPSLNVAVALGYVRRPAAVIGRKLDIIARGRKLQAEIVKLPFYKEGTARR